A portion of the Staphylococcus felis genome contains these proteins:
- a CDS encoding IS3 family transposase (programmed frameshift): MTRERRTFSPEFKLQMVKLYENGKPRNEIAREYDLTPSALGKWIKQHQNTGSFNHQDNLTNEEKELRKLRKENQQLKMENDIFKASSADHGTKIDVIRKNANKYSVSAMCKVLQISRSSYYYEINKSPNVEKDDRDKEISDKIIEIFNSNRKCFGTRRIKNELIKNGLNVSRRRIGRIMKANKLVSSYTTSKYKSFPSRSSEREINNELNQSFNRKEPLEVLVSDLTYVKVAGKWHYICLFIDLFNREIVGHSAGSKKDSTLVSKALSSIRHDLRDVQMFHTDRGKEFDNHMIDDVLDTFGIKRSLSMKGCPYDNAVAESTFKALKTEFIKQYDFKSINHLKLELFDYVNWYNNIRPHSALNYLTPKAYKDSFYKNCLEIC; the protein is encoded by the exons ATGACAAGAGAAAGAAGAACTTTTAGTCCTGAATTTAAATTACAAATGGTAAAGCTTTATGAAAATGGTAAGCCTAGAAATGAAATTGCTCGTGAATATGATTTAACACCTTCGGCGTTAGGGAAATGGATTAAGCAACATCAAAATACTGGTTCATTTAACCATCAAGATAACTTAACTAATGAAGAAAAAGAACTAAGAAAATTACGTAAAGAAAATCAACAATTGAAAATGGAAAATGATATTT TTAAAGCAAGCAGCGCTGATCATGGGACGAAAATAGATGTCATTCGAAAGAATGCCAATAAATATTCAGTATCAGCAATGTGCAAAGTCCTGCAAATCTCTAGAAGTAGTTACTATTACGAAATTAACAAATCACCCAACGTTGAAAAAGATGATCGAGATAAGGAAATTAGCGATAAAATTATCGAGATTTTCAATTCTAATCGCAAATGTTTTGGAACAAGAAGGATTAAAAATGAACTTATCAAAAATGGTTTAAATGTCTCAAGACGACGTATAGGACGCATTATGAAAGCAAATAAATTAGTATCTTCTTATACGACATCGAAGTATAAATCATTTCCTTCTCGCTCAAGTGAACGCGAAATCAATAATGAATTAAATCAAAGTTTCAATAGAAAAGAACCATTGGAAGTTCTTGTCAGTGATTTGACATATGTAAAAGTGGCTGGAAAATGGCATTACATATGTTTATTTATTGATCTTTTTAACCGTGAGATTGTTGGGCATAGCGCAGGCTCAAAGAAAGATAGCACGCTTGTATCCAAGGCACTTAGTAGCATTAGACACGATTTAAGAGACGTACAAATGTTTCACACTGACAGAGGAAAAGAGTTTGATAATCACATGATTGATGATGTACTAGATACCTTTGGTATCAAAAGATCTTTAAGCATGAAAGGATGTCCATATGACAACGCAGTAGCTGAAAGTACATTTAAAGCGTTAAAAACTGAATTCATTAAACAGTATGATTTTAAATCTATTAATCACTTAAAACTCGAATTGTTTGATTATGTTAATTGGTATAACAACATTCGACCTCATAGTGCATTAAATTATCTGACGCCGAAAGCGTACAAAGATAGTTTCTATAAAAACTGTCTAGAAATCTGTTGA